In the Desulfobacterales bacterium genome, CAAAAAGCGGTGGCAGTATTGCTGGCCCTGCTGTTCCTGGGTGTCAAGGGCATCCGTCTGGGGCCGACGCTACCGGGTTTCCTGTCGCCCAACGTGGCCAACGTGCTGGTTGAGAAATTCGACATCAAGCCCATCGGCACCGTCGAAGAAGACATCGCGGCTATGATGGCCGGAAACTAACTGAGTGGAAAAAGAGTAGTAATCATGGACAAATGGCGTTGTATCCCTTGTGATTACATTTACGACCCCGCGGAAGGCGACGAGGAGGGTGGCATCGAACCGGGTGTTGCTTTCGAAGAGTTGCCCGAGGACTGGGTCTGCCCCATCTACGGTGTCGGCAAGGATGAATTTGAGAAGGTAGTTTAAAAGTCTGAGACGTCGGACAGCGATAATGCAGACGGCGTCTCAGGCACATCGGCATGGGAGGCTATATGAGCGACACATCCAGCGCTGCGAAAGGCAAGGCGTTCAATTTGATAGAATACATCGACTACGCTGACGGTTCCGTTGTCAGCAAAACGCTTATAAAGAAAGATATTGGCAACATAACGCTTTTCGCCTTTGATGAGGGCCAGGGGCTGAGTGAGCACACAGCACCTTTCGACGCAGTGGTTCATATCCTAGACGGCAAGGCGGAAATCACCATAGGTGGCCAGCCGCAGGATGTTGTCGCCGGTGAGATGCTGATTATGCCGGCCAATATCGCCCATGCCCTTCATGCCAAAACACCGTTTAAAATGCTGCTGGTCATGATTCGTGGTGAGTAACAAACCAAGTTTATATGAGGCAATGAGACGGCTTTAATATTGGGGGGATAGGGCATGAGCAAGAAAGTTTACATTGATACGGAAGAATGTATCGGTTGCGAAAGTTGTGTTGAACTGTGTCCTGACGTGTTCGGCTTCGATGATGAGGCAGAAAAAGCCTTTGTCATTACCGCCGAGGGTGGACCGGAGCAATGTATCGACGAGGCCATCGAGACATGTCCCGCAGAGTGCATCCACTGGGAGGATTAGCGCATATGGCGACCACATATATAACAAAAACATAAAGTTGGATAAAATGCTGAAATGGAGCTTCTGGGGGCTTAACGGCGGGTTGGCGAGCATGGCTGTTTTCAGTCTGATTCCCTCCGGGTTTTATCAGCTTTATTTCGCTGTCAAATATGGATTGTGTTTTGCTCGTAGCCCGGAAATCACATCCGGACCTGTGATTCGCGCATTGAGCTGGGCACGGTTGGTTCCGGACGTCATTTTTTCCGCCGGGGCTATTGTGCTGTTCGTGTTTTTGTTGCGTGCCATCTGGCTGTCATTTTTCAAAAAAGATGAGTTGGCGATTGCAAGTGGCAAGGTGGAGGCCTTGAACCAGTAAAAATAATCTGGATGGGAAAAACCGCTTGGCATCATGCCCCACTAAAAAGTATCGGAGTCAAGTGGATATCAAGGGAAACAATATTTTCATTCATCTCAGGCAAGAGAACTGTATTGGGAATGAAGCCTATTAATCGGGGAAATGTGACTCAACGCCGCCTCCGCCCCACCGGGAGCGCCCTGATCTTTGATAACCCGTTATTGAAGGTGTTCGGTTAACAGCCGGAGAACGAGAACGGTTATGAAAAGGGTTGCACATGGGGAGCCAAAATCCATGCCCGGCCAGTAATGGCCGGGTTTCTTTTTATATCAAGTAGTTATACCGCTTTTGCGACCACCCTATAAATCCTGCCAGTTCATCCACCTACGAACTAATTTTATGGATAGAAGGTAGCGTAATGGGCAGCTTTTAATGTTTCTTCTTGAAATATTTCTGCCAATAGTATACATTGGCAGTCAAAACGATTCGAGAGAAACATGGACAGTATAACGGAATACATCAAGTCATCCGGCGGCTATGCCCGAATGAAGGAGCTTCGTGCCGCAGGGTTCCAGACCCGTGAAATATCAGCCCTGGTTGACCAAGGGCGCATTGAGCGAGTCAAGCCCGGACTCTATCGCCTCGCGGAATATGGTGCGTCAGGGGAGCATGCCGGACTTGTGGAAGTTTGCCGTGCCATTCCTGGGGGGATTATTTGCCTGCTGTCTGCTCTCGATTTCCATGGACTGACCACCTTCAACCCTTCGGAGGTCCATGTGGCCATTCCCCATGTAGCCAAACCGCCCCGGATTTTTTATCCACCCATCAAGCCCTTTTTCTTTCGTGAGCGGTTTTACACTCCCGGCATCGAATCTGTTCGGGAACCGGCTGGTGAAATAAGGGTTTACGGGAAGGAAAAAACAATCTGCGATATGTTTCGTTACCGCCGAAAACTTGGTGAAGACCTGGCCATGGAAGCACTGAAACAGTATCTGAAGCAGAAAGACGCCAACACTGCACGCCTTCTGAAATATGCCGCTATTTGTCAGGCCAAAACCGTCATGATGCCCTACCTGAAAGCCCTGGTGACGTGACATGGCGAAAGCAACCAAAGATATTGCTGCATCCGTCCGTGCGAGACTGTTGAATATAGCCAGATCAAATGGGCGCGATTTTGATGCGTTGCTGCTTCAGTATATGCAAGAGCGATTCCTATACCGATTGTCGATTTCTCCCTATCGCCGAAATTTGATCCTTAAAGGGGCTCTTCTCTTTCTTGCCTACGAAATGTCGCTGCTGCGTCCTACCAAGGATATCGATTTTCTCGGTTTTTCAACCCCTAATGAGATAAACGAGATCCGAAACGCAGTTGTTGCTATTGCCAGTATCGACCTTGATGACGGCGTAAGGTTTAACCACGAATCGGTCATCGTCGAACAAATTACGGAGGGCACCGACTATAAAGGAGTCCGGGTGAAACTTGAGGTACGACTGACAGCGGCCAGAAAGATGCTGCAATTGGATATTGGTTTTGGTGATACGGTTGTACCCGGACCAGTTGAGATGGACTTCCCAACTCTATTGGATGACCAGCCGTCGCCAAACCTGCTGGTGTACTCTCGAGAATCCGCCATTGCGGAAAAATTTGAAGCTCTGGTCTCCTTAAATATCCTGACCAGCCGGATGAAAGATATCTATGATATTCTATTTCTGGCGGAAAGGGAAACCTTTTCTCTCTTAACACTGCGGGAGGCGATTATGACGACCTTTGCCCGACGCTCGACACAACTCGAAGACCGTCGCATGCTTTTTTCACAGGATTTTTATACAAACAGGGATAAGAAAGCCCAATGGAAAGCATTTCTGCGACGAAGCCGTTTACAGTTGTCTCCGACTTTCCCTGAAGTCGTGACTCGCCTCATGGTGTTTCTGGAACCTGTTTGTTCTTCAACAGCTATGAATAATGCCATTTGGAATACGGCCGATTGGAATTGGAAAACAGAACCATGAGCGAATATCAGTATTACGAATTTCTGTCCATTGACCGGCCTTTGAAGGAAGATGAAATGGCCGAGCTGCGGGCGCTCTCGACACGGGCAACGATTACGCCGGTCAGCTTCACCAACGAATACAATTGGGGCGACTTCAAGGGCGACCCCGAAAAGATGATGCAGCGTTATTTCGATGCCCATGTCTATGTGGCCAACTGGATGACGGCCATTTTCATGGTGCGGCTGCCCATCGAGGCCTTGACCCGAGAGACGGCCAAGGCCGTGGCCGCGCCTTACCTGTTGGATATCAATCCCACCAAGACCCATTGGATCATTACCTGGCGTTTGGAGGAGTCGGAAAACTACGACCGCTTCGGCATGGAGGACGGCCGCGGATGGATGGCGCGTCTGGCCCCGGTTCGTGATGAACTGCTGCGCGGGGATCTGCGCAGTCTGTACATCGGCTGGCTGCCGGCCGTAGCCGGGGAGATGATGGATGACGATGAGACGGAGCCTCTGTCCGTGAGCGGATTGGGAAACCTGACTGCGGCCCAGCAGGCGCTCGCCGAATTTCTGGAGGTGGACCCGGACCTTCTGGCGGGTGCCGGCATGGGCAGCCCGGCTGCGCAGGAGACGGAAGTTTCACGACGGGAAATGGAAAAGTGGATCGATGCCCTGCCAAGAGAAGAAGTCCATTCGATCCTGAAACAATTGCTGGAGGGCAAGGGGCAGCAGGCCGAACGGTCCATCCGGAACCGGTTCGCATCCTGGCGGCGCGGCTTGCAGACGGGCGATACCGACGCACCCCGGCGCACGTTGGGAGAATTGCGGCAGAACGCCGAAAAGGCGCGTCTAATCCGGATGGAAAAACAAAAACGAGACCGCAAGCAACGGGAGATCAAACGCCGCGAGAAACGCAAGGCGTACCTGAAAAACCTGTCCAGCGATTTTCCCAAGGCCTGGGCGTCGGTCAAAGAACCCGTCGAGCGCGGATCGGGGCGGGGGTATGACGAGGCCTGCCGTATACTTGTCGACATCGCCGAAGCCTATGATCTGTTTGCGACCAAAAAGCAATTCCAAAACGAATTGAAAAAGTTCATGGCCGGCCACCTGCGACGCAAGGCGTTGATTCAACGTCTGGTGAAAGCCGGTATCTGGGAGGAAGAATAAAAGATGGGCACGCGAAATTC is a window encoding:
- a CDS encoding rubredoxin — protein: MDKWRCIPCDYIYDPAEGDEEGGIEPGVAFEELPEDWVCPIYGVGKDEFEKVV
- a CDS encoding cupin domain-containing protein is translated as MSDTSSAAKGKAFNLIEYIDYADGSVVSKTLIKKDIGNITLFAFDEGQGLSEHTAPFDAVVHILDGKAEITIGGQPQDVVAGEMLIMPANIAHALHAKTPFKMLLVMIRGE
- a CDS encoding ferredoxin — its product is MSKKVYIDTEECIGCESCVELCPDVFGFDDEAEKAFVITAEGGPEQCIDEAIETCPAECIHWED
- a CDS encoding type IV toxin-antitoxin system AbiEi family antitoxin domain-containing protein — encoded protein: MDSITEYIKSSGGYARMKELRAAGFQTREISALVDQGRIERVKPGLYRLAEYGASGEHAGLVEVCRAIPGGIICLLSALDFHGLTTFNPSEVHVAIPHVAKPPRIFYPPIKPFFFRERFYTPGIESVREPAGEIRVYGKEKTICDMFRYRRKLGEDLAMEALKQYLKQKDANTARLLKYAAICQAKTVMMPYLKALVT
- a CDS encoding nucleotidyl transferase AbiEii/AbiGii toxin family protein, yielding MAKATKDIAASVRARLLNIARSNGRDFDALLLQYMQERFLYRLSISPYRRNLILKGALLFLAYEMSLLRPTKDIDFLGFSTPNEINEIRNAVVAIASIDLDDGVRFNHESVIVEQITEGTDYKGVRVKLEVRLTAARKMLQLDIGFGDTVVPGPVEMDFPTLLDDQPSPNLLVYSRESAIAEKFEALVSLNILTSRMKDIYDILFLAERETFSLLTLREAIMTTFARRSTQLEDRRMLFSQDFYTNRDKKAQWKAFLRRSRLQLSPTFPEVVTRLMVFLEPVCSSTAMNNAIWNTADWNWKTEP